One segment of Tamlana crocina DNA contains the following:
- a CDS encoding L-fucose/L-arabinose isomerase family protein — translation MKVGLFGIGLDTYWPQFEGLLERLEGYQQQIADKMEGFGAEVINVGLVDAPQVARDKAEILKKEDVDILFLYVSTYALSSTVLPVVQKLKCPTIILNIQPVAAIDYESFNKLGDRGVMTGEWLAHCQACSVPELANVFNRSGIDYEFVTGYLDEPAVWDDIQDWIDAAKVAKVMANNRLGVLGHYYCGMLDVYADLTKQSAAFGTHIEIVEMCEVKKYRDAVTEQEVEEKITEFRNTFEVIDACEQSELVRAAKTSIALDKLVENHNLGSMAYYYEGETANEYENIVTSVIAGNTLLTGKNVPVAGEYEVKNAQAMKIMDAFGVGGSFSEFYAMDFNDDIVMLGHDGPAHFAIAEGKVQLVPLPVYHGKPGKGLSIQMTVQHGPVTLLSVVEGKDDVFLLVAEGESVEGPVLHIGNTNSRYRFSIGARAFMNEWSKQGPSHHCAIGVGHIANKIEKLGNLLNLRVVRIC, via the coding sequence ATGAAAGTAGGATTATTTGGTATCGGTTTAGATACGTATTGGCCGCAGTTTGAAGGTTTATTAGAACGATTAGAAGGCTATCAGCAGCAAATTGCAGATAAAATGGAAGGCTTTGGTGCCGAGGTGATAAATGTTGGTTTGGTAGATGCGCCTCAAGTAGCACGAGATAAAGCAGAAATTCTAAAAAAGGAAGATGTTGATATCTTGTTTTTATACGTGTCTACGTATGCATTATCCTCAACTGTATTGCCAGTAGTTCAAAAATTAAAATGTCCAACTATCATTTTAAATATTCAACCTGTGGCTGCGATTGATTATGAGAGTTTTAATAAACTTGGAGACCGAGGCGTAATGACAGGTGAATGGCTTGCGCATTGTCAGGCATGTTCGGTGCCAGAATTAGCTAATGTATTTAACCGTTCGGGAATAGATTATGAGTTTGTTACGGGATATTTAGACGAACCAGCCGTTTGGGATGATATTCAAGATTGGATTGATGCTGCCAAAGTCGCTAAAGTTATGGCTAATAATCGCTTGGGTGTTTTAGGGCATTATTACTGTGGTATGTTAGATGTGTATGCGGACTTGACAAAACAATCTGCAGCTTTTGGTACACACATTGAAATTGTAGAAATGTGTGAAGTTAAAAAATACCGCGATGCTGTGACTGAGCAAGAGGTTGAAGAAAAAATCACTGAATTTAGAAACACTTTTGAAGTCATTGATGCCTGTGAACAATCCGAATTGGTCCGTGCTGCAAAAACTTCAATAGCTTTAGATAAATTGGTTGAAAACCATAATTTGGGCTCTATGGCCTATTATTATGAAGGCGAAACAGCCAACGAATATGAAAATATTGTTACCTCTGTTATCGCAGGAAATACACTTCTAACAGGTAAAAATGTGCCTGTGGCTGGTGAATATGAAGTTAAAAATGCCCAAGCCATGAAAATTATGGATGCGTTTGGGGTTGGCGGTTCGTTCTCAGAGTTCTATGCTATGGATTTTAATGATGACATCGTCATGTTAGGACACGATGGTCCTGCACATTTTGCCATTGCTGAAGGAAAAGTGCAATTAGTTCCGCTTCCTGTTTATCATGGTAAACCAGGAAAAGGCTTATCTATTCAAATGACGGTGCAACATGGTCCAGTGACCTTGTTATCTGTGGTAGAAGGTAAAGACGATGTGTTTTTGTTAGTTGCAGAAGGCGAATCTGTTGAAGGGCCAGTGCTTCATATTGGTAATACCAACAGCCGTTATCGTTTTTCTATTGGTGCTAGAGCATTTATGAACGAATGGTCTAAACAAGGGCCTTCTCACCATTGTGCCATAGGTGTAGGGCACATAGCGAATAAGATTGAGAAGTTAGGGAATTTATTGAACCTAAGAGTGGTTAGAATTTGTTGA
- a CDS encoding family 78 glycoside hydrolase catalytic domain, which translates to MKYLRNFGTCLFITLVISLLNCCKTKPSEVKVTELKCEYKSNPLGIDNASPRLSWKLLEDLQTRGQKQTAYQILVSSTLEHLESNNADVWDSGKVETNQSVNANYQGKALESAKQYFWKVKIWDKDEVASNWSEPATFSMGLLNQSDWKGDWIMKPDQEKTDHNWYRKNFELKDAPSSAFVFVGSFGYHELYVNGEKITDNVLNPVSSYMKKRIPYLTYDVSDKLQKGDNVIAIWHAAGWSRWRRIREYRSIPFVFKAQAEIVVGDQNITLKTDTSWKTKKSHSEYYGDWDILRFGGETIDDRKREDDWNTAEYDDTDWINATVYNHEELNAKIPEGNNISFALNSRKNREVRALYSPIKAELSTQIVEPQVKFEEIKPIAIRRNKDGTYRIDMGRNYTGFFEMKLQNGVEGDSILFEISDQKEVVMNWKQKSKYIFGKSGKGTFTNRFNVAGGRYITVYGLKYEPRVYHAKGYVVTNDRKQISQFKSSDSLLNRIYKVNLDTYLANTMDGILVDCPHRERRGWGEVTVAAMYGDALPNFESGAYMDQYLQYTRDAQLADGKIRAVINEEDRPFLMWKANSPLTVWETYRMLGDKKVLEDNYESMQKWMHWLYEHSNYESNGPLKAGKQGAREFPGLGDWCTPRGNFWTSSNSPEALHFNNTLYAFMLDNAVKIAKALGKDDDAKMYQDRLKVQQLATHGLYYDETTGRYGNGQQVNQAFALLTGVTPEEEIEKVTSQLENNVLYDFPYYDTGSSGQALYTRYFIESGERMDLIYELLKDKHHPSYGYFLEQGHTTWPERWSAVGNSQIHTCYTGIGGYFIKGFGGIRPNPEQPGMQHMLIKPVIVGDLKFANTEYKSMYGNVVVNWEKQDNDASFHIEIPANTSAKVYLPANDKNDIYEGEQLAEKSEGIEYVGSEKNKAVGNYIIYNVASGIYDFKVNTLPKTEFPDPIHSPSNLASIARMNASSMFIETEKLPGFEAFKANDDNEETRWLANGNTNQYLEIEWVKSQTFSKVLIDEYGHNISKYTIEYFQNDEWVILTNGSKCGANKEHVFDEVTSNKCRVFIEAADKAPSIKEIKIFK; encoded by the coding sequence ATGAAGTATCTAAGGAATTTTGGAACATGTTTATTCATAACATTGGTTATTAGTCTGTTAAATTGTTGTAAAACCAAACCTTCCGAAGTAAAGGTAACGGAGCTGAAATGTGAATATAAATCGAACCCTTTAGGAATTGATAATGCCTCACCAAGGTTAAGCTGGAAATTACTAGAGGATTTACAAACAAGAGGACAAAAACAAACTGCTTATCAAATATTAGTGTCAAGTACTTTAGAACATTTGGAAAGCAATAATGCTGATGTTTGGGATTCTGGAAAAGTAGAAACCAACCAATCAGTAAATGCCAATTATCAAGGAAAAGCATTAGAATCGGCGAAACAATACTTCTGGAAGGTAAAAATTTGGGATAAAGATGAAGTCGCTTCAAACTGGAGCGAACCCGCTACATTTTCAATGGGCTTATTAAACCAATCTGACTGGAAAGGGGACTGGATTATGAAACCAGACCAAGAAAAGACAGACCATAATTGGTACAGAAAGAATTTTGAATTAAAGGATGCTCCTTCCTCAGCATTTGTGTTTGTGGGCTCTTTCGGTTATCACGAATTGTATGTTAACGGTGAAAAAATCACGGATAATGTGTTGAATCCGGTGTCTTCATACATGAAAAAAAGGATTCCGTACCTAACTTATGATGTGTCAGATAAATTACAAAAAGGCGATAACGTCATTGCTATATGGCATGCTGCGGGTTGGTCAAGATGGCGACGCATTAGGGAATACCGAAGCATTCCTTTTGTTTTTAAGGCTCAAGCTGAAATTGTTGTTGGAGACCAGAATATCACTCTAAAAACAGATACCTCATGGAAAACTAAAAAAAGCCATTCTGAATATTATGGTGATTGGGATATTCTACGTTTTGGAGGAGAAACTATTGATGATAGAAAACGAGAAGACGATTGGAACACTGCTGAGTATGACGATACGGATTGGATAAATGCAACCGTTTATAATCACGAAGAACTGAACGCTAAAATTCCAGAAGGGAATAATATTAGTTTTGCTTTGAATAGTAGAAAAAATAGGGAAGTACGTGCTTTGTATAGTCCAATTAAAGCTGAGTTAAGCACGCAAATAGTAGAACCTCAAGTTAAATTTGAAGAAATAAAGCCAATCGCTATTAGAAGAAACAAAGACGGGACCTATCGAATAGATATGGGGAGAAATTACACTGGATTTTTCGAAATGAAGTTACAAAATGGAGTGGAAGGCGATTCCATACTTTTTGAAATAAGTGACCAAAAAGAGGTGGTGATGAATTGGAAGCAAAAAAGTAAATACATTTTTGGAAAGTCTGGAAAGGGCACATTTACCAATCGTTTTAACGTAGCCGGAGGTCGGTATATTACGGTTTATGGTTTAAAGTATGAGCCAAGGGTGTATCACGCAAAAGGTTATGTGGTAACTAATGATAGAAAGCAAATAAGCCAATTTAAATCTTCCGATTCGTTGTTGAATCGAATTTACAAAGTAAATCTCGATACGTATTTAGCAAATACAATGGATGGTATTTTGGTTGATTGTCCACATCGCGAACGTCGTGGTTGGGGAGAAGTAACGGTAGCTGCAATGTATGGTGACGCTTTACCTAATTTTGAAAGTGGCGCTTACATGGACCAATATTTACAATATACCAGAGATGCGCAACTTGCCGATGGGAAAATACGTGCTGTAATTAATGAGGAAGACCGTCCATTTTTAATGTGGAAAGCTAATAGTCCTTTAACTGTTTGGGAGACCTATCGTATGTTGGGTGATAAAAAGGTACTAGAAGATAATTATGAATCCATGCAAAAATGGATGCATTGGTTATATGAGCATTCAAACTACGAATCTAATGGACCGTTAAAAGCTGGCAAACAAGGGGCAAGGGAGTTTCCTGGCCTTGGTGATTGGTGTACACCACGAGGCAATTTTTGGACTAGTAGTAATTCACCAGAAGCGCTTCATTTTAATAACACTCTCTATGCTTTCATGCTCGATAATGCAGTAAAAATTGCCAAGGCGTTAGGAAAAGATGATGATGCTAAAATGTACCAAGACAGGTTAAAAGTGCAACAACTAGCAACCCATGGGTTATACTATGATGAAACAACTGGTAGGTATGGTAATGGGCAACAAGTTAACCAAGCGTTCGCATTATTAACAGGGGTAACTCCTGAAGAAGAAATCGAAAAAGTAACCTCCCAATTGGAAAATAATGTGTTATACGATTTTCCATACTACGATACAGGAAGTTCAGGACAGGCGCTTTACACGCGTTATTTTATTGAATCGGGAGAACGTATGGATTTGATTTACGAGTTGTTAAAAGACAAACATCACCCAAGTTATGGTTACTTTTTAGAGCAAGGACATACCACATGGCCAGAGCGTTGGTCTGCTGTTGGTAATAGTCAAATACATACCTGTTATACCGGTATTGGTGGTTATTTTATCAAAGGTTTTGGTGGCATTCGTCCCAATCCAGAACAACCAGGCATGCAACATATGCTCATTAAACCTGTAATTGTTGGCGATTTAAAATTTGCAAATACTGAATATAAATCTATGTATGGTAATGTGGTAGTAAATTGGGAAAAACAGGATAACGATGCTTCATTTCATATTGAAATTCCAGCAAATACTTCGGCTAAAGTCTATTTACCAGCAAATGATAAAAATGATATTTATGAAGGTGAACAACTAGCTGAAAAATCTGAAGGCATTGAATATGTTGGTTCAGAAAAAAACAAAGCTGTTGGTAATTACATCATATACAATGTAGCCTCTGGAATTTATGATTTTAAAGTGAATACCTTACCAAAAACAGAATTTCCAGACCCGATACATTCACCCAGCAACTTAGCATCAATTGCAAGAATGAATGCCTCATCCATGTTTATTGAAACCGAAAAATTACCTGGTTTTGAAGCCTTCAAAGCTAATGATGACAATGAAGAAACTAGATGGCTCGCCAATGGTAATACAAACCAATATTTAGAGATAGAATGGGTAAAGTCTCAAACATTTAGCAAAGTGCTCATTGATGAATACGGACATAATATTTCAAAATATACCATTGAATATTTTCAAAATGATGAATGGGTTATTTTGACTAACGGCTCTAAATGTGGAGCGAATAAAGAGCATGTTTTTGATGAGGTAACTTCCAATAAGTGTAGGGTATTTATTGAAGCAGCAGATAAAGCCCCCTCAATTAAAGAAATTAAAATTTTTAAATAA
- a CDS encoding family 78 glycoside hydrolase catalytic domain, whose protein sequence is MMQHKKKATLLFLVFTVFFLCVNANKNLFRSDSDEKGNVIADTVNWGSAKWIGYTKDHRPEEWAARDLVSNQPPMNINTWEPTEEDLKVTRRKTHPSVLLRKSFSVTKEVASAEVAICGLGLYELYLNGKKVGDRVLDPAQTSYDKRAFYVRHDITEAISKNNGLGVMLGNGFYGQNMAFWPGLAYGKPRAIMVLNILYKDGTKEQIITDESWKAHSSPILFDNIYLGETYDARADLNDWSTFNFDDTSWETSEIMKAPTHNLLEQDLEPMRKIRTVKPIAVWKAENGWILDMGQNMTGWLAISVKEKAGTVVKMRFAEHLMPDKQNIDPASTGIHVTGNTQTDVYICKGNGTETWEPRFTYHAFRYVQIEGLSKEPDLSQFTGWLVRTDAERIGTFKCSDPLINKFYEVSMWTIEDNIQGLLSDCPHRERCAWMGDAYVVAEAASFNFDLKRLWQKTSSDMETVLGVSKAHFKDPFPYDLRAPSNISVGKRLCLQARPDWGAATIMVPWFSYVYYGDTAIIEGAWDMMEGWMAYLDEKVQEDGIINGGFGDWCPPGGNPEMDTAPALTSTALYYQSLISMEKMALVLDKKEAANSYAEKAKMVKIAFNQTFFNAETKSYRSQTGNAFALYSGLVPEGLEQLVADNLASLIMKDKNGHYSTGIFGHRPLYSVLNDYGHDAVTKHLWSITDYPSLGFMTEEHDLTVWPEGVSNWDKTERYYRHSFNHPMQSGFAAAFHESLGGIRPNADYPGFKQFYLKPTFLEGVDWVEVTHKSPQGMIESSWKKEGKEIVWTISVPENSEAHVQLPNYPKELIKLNNTSVVANDFQLSSGKHIILISDSK, encoded by the coding sequence ATGATGCAACATAAAAAGAAAGCAACACTACTTTTTTTAGTGTTTACCGTGTTTTTCCTTTGCGTAAATGCCAACAAAAATCTATTCAGAAGTGATTCTGACGAGAAAGGGAACGTAATTGCCGATACTGTAAATTGGGGCAGCGCCAAATGGATTGGCTATACCAAAGACCATCGTCCTGAAGAATGGGCAGCTAGAGATTTAGTAAGTAACCAGCCACCTATGAATATTAATACTTGGGAGCCCACGGAAGAAGATTTGAAAGTAACCAGACGCAAAACCCATCCTTCTGTGCTTCTAAGAAAATCATTTTCAGTAACTAAAGAAGTAGCATCAGCAGAAGTAGCCATTTGTGGATTAGGACTTTATGAGCTGTATTTAAATGGTAAAAAAGTAGGCGATCGTGTGCTCGACCCTGCCCAAACCTCATACGATAAGCGGGCTTTTTATGTGCGTCATGATATTACAGAAGCGATTAGTAAAAACAACGGTTTAGGGGTAATGTTGGGTAATGGGTTTTATGGTCAAAATATGGCGTTTTGGCCAGGGCTAGCTTATGGAAAACCACGTGCAATTATGGTATTAAATATCCTCTACAAAGACGGGACTAAAGAACAAATTATTACCGATGAAAGTTGGAAAGCACATAGTAGCCCTATACTTTTTGATAATATTTACTTAGGTGAAACTTATGATGCACGAGCTGATTTGAACGATTGGAGCACCTTTAATTTTGATGATACCTCATGGGAAACTTCAGAAATAATGAAAGCACCAACGCATAATTTATTGGAGCAGGATTTAGAGCCCATGCGAAAGATTAGAACAGTTAAACCTATAGCTGTATGGAAAGCAGAAAATGGTTGGATTTTAGACATGGGACAAAACATGACGGGTTGGTTGGCAATTTCTGTAAAAGAAAAAGCAGGTACTGTTGTAAAAATGCGTTTTGCTGAACATCTCATGCCCGATAAACAAAATATAGACCCTGCATCTACTGGAATTCACGTAACTGGAAATACCCAAACCGATGTATATATCTGTAAGGGCAATGGGACTGAAACTTGGGAACCCCGTTTTACCTATCATGCCTTTCGATATGTTCAAATTGAAGGCTTAAGTAAAGAACCAGATTTAAGTCAATTTACAGGTTGGTTGGTTCGAACAGATGCAGAACGTATAGGGACTTTTAAATGTTCAGACCCACTAATAAATAAGTTTTATGAGGTGTCTATGTGGACTATCGAAGACAATATTCAAGGATTATTAAGTGATTGTCCGCACCGAGAACGTTGTGCGTGGATGGGAGATGCTTATGTGGTGGCTGAAGCCGCTAGTTTTAATTTTGATTTAAAACGCTTGTGGCAAAAAACATCTTCAGATATGGAAACAGTTTTGGGTGTGTCTAAAGCACATTTTAAAGACCCCTTTCCTTATGATTTGCGAGCGCCGTCTAATATTTCCGTTGGAAAACGCCTCTGTTTACAAGCGCGACCGGATTGGGGAGCAGCCACAATTATGGTTCCATGGTTTTCGTACGTATACTATGGAGATACAGCCATCATTGAAGGCGCTTGGGATATGATGGAAGGCTGGATGGCTTACCTAGACGAAAAGGTACAAGAAGATGGGATTATTAATGGCGGATTTGGAGATTGGTGCCCTCCTGGAGGTAACCCAGAAATGGATACAGCACCGGCATTAACGTCAACAGCTTTGTATTATCAATCTTTAATATCTATGGAAAAAATGGCATTAGTGTTGGATAAAAAAGAAGCTGCCAATAGTTATGCTGAAAAAGCGAAAATGGTAAAAATCGCTTTTAATCAAACTTTTTTTAATGCAGAAACGAAGTCATATCGTTCCCAAACGGGTAATGCATTTGCATTGTATTCTGGTTTGGTTCCTGAAGGTTTGGAGCAGTTGGTTGCCGATAATTTGGCAAGCCTTATCATGAAAGATAAAAATGGACATTACAGTACAGGTATTTTTGGGCATCGTCCGTTATACAGCGTATTGAACGATTACGGGCATGATGCTGTGACAAAGCACTTATGGAGTATTACCGATTATCCGAGTTTGGGATTTATGACCGAGGAGCACGATTTAACCGTATGGCCAGAGGGTGTTAGCAATTGGGATAAAACGGAGCGGTATTATCGACATTCGTTTAACCACCCAATGCAAAGTGGTTTTGCAGCAGCTTTTCATGAAAGTTTAGGTGGTATCAGACCTAATGCAGATTATCCTGGGTTTAAACAGTTCTATTTAAAACCAACGTTTCTTGAAGGTGTAGATTGGGTAGAAGTAACTCATAAATCACCACAGGGTATGATAGAAAGTTCTTGGAAAAAAGAGGGTAAAGAAATAGTTTGGACCATTTCAGTACCTGAGAATTCTGAAGCTCATGTTCAGTTGCCAAACTATCCAAAAGAACTAATCAAATTAAATAATACATCAGTTGTTGCCAATGATTTTCAATTGTCATCAGGCAAACATATCATACTAATATCAGACTCAAAATAA
- a CDS encoding sulfatase — MSLKYRLIITLFTLVGLVSCEKEETVKKPNIIYVCADQWRASSVGFGGDKTVKTPNIDKLADAGLNFTNCVSVDPVCTPYRAALMTGKYPTSTGMFLNDLYLPSDELCMGEIYQQAGYNTAYIGKWHLDGHGRKGYIPPERRQGWEYWKGAECDHHNPRSHYYTGNSNEIQYWEGFDVFAQTADAQNYIQEHAKDDNPFVLMLSYGPPHPASPPAPKEYRDMYPLGDIELLPNVPEEYHDEARAALQNYYALGSAVDSSVGELIQTIKAAGIEDNTILVFTSDHGGMIRSHSLPVVWKQVHWDESARVPFLMYYPGLKEHTSRQVKTPINTPDILPTLLGLSGISIPKTIEGEDVSAMLKEGSEIEGRSSLYMSVAPIVGQGDAYRAIRTDRYSYTRLVDGTRLLFDIIDDPYEMNNLIGNIEFEDISNTLEKKLQEHLEKIGDTFEAPAHYIEKWGYVLGDKDEIPYKGETIVQSPKPIN; from the coding sequence ATGAGTTTAAAATACAGATTGATAATAACGCTTTTCACATTAGTTGGTTTAGTAAGTTGTGAAAAGGAAGAAACGGTAAAAAAACCAAATATTATATATGTGTGCGCCGACCAATGGCGCGCATCTTCAGTTGGTTTTGGTGGGGATAAAACAGTAAAAACACCAAATATCGACAAGTTAGCTGATGCAGGTCTTAATTTTACCAACTGTGTTTCTGTAGACCCAGTTTGTACTCCTTATAGAGCGGCTTTAATGACAGGGAAATATCCAACATCTACTGGTATGTTTTTAAACGATTTGTATTTGCCATCAGATGAATTGTGTATGGGAGAAATTTATCAACAAGCAGGGTATAACACAGCATATATTGGCAAATGGCATTTAGATGGTCATGGTCGCAAAGGTTATATTCCGCCAGAGCGTCGTCAAGGTTGGGAGTATTGGAAAGGTGCAGAATGCGACCACCATAACCCTCGTTCACATTACTACACAGGGAATTCAAACGAAATACAATATTGGGAAGGCTTTGATGTGTTTGCACAAACTGCAGATGCGCAAAATTACATCCAAGAACATGCGAAAGATGACAACCCTTTTGTTTTAATGCTGTCTTATGGGCCTCCGCATCCTGCTTCTCCACCGGCACCAAAAGAATATAGAGACATGTATCCGTTAGGTGATATTGAGTTATTACCCAATGTGCCTGAGGAATATCATGATGAAGCACGTGCAGCATTGCAAAATTATTATGCGCTTGGTTCGGCTGTAGACAGCAGTGTAGGAGAATTAATCCAAACTATAAAGGCAGCAGGTATAGAAGATAACACTATTCTGGTATTTACCTCAGACCATGGTGGAATGATTCGCTCTCATAGTTTACCAGTAGTATGGAAACAAGTACATTGGGATGAATCTGCCAGAGTACCTTTTTTAATGTATTATCCAGGTTTGAAGGAGCATACATCAAGACAAGTAAAAACACCTATTAATACCCCGGATATTTTACCAACCCTATTAGGGCTTTCTGGTATAAGCATTCCAAAAACCATCGAAGGAGAAGATGTTTCCGCTATGCTTAAAGAAGGTAGTGAAATTGAAGGACGCTCTTCTCTTTACATGTCCGTGGCGCCAATTGTAGGGCAAGGAGACGCCTATCGTGCCATTAGAACAGACCGTTATTCATATACACGTTTGGTAGATGGCACACGTTTGCTTTTTGATATTATAGACGACCCTTATGAAATGAATAACCTTATCGGTAATATAGAATTTGAAGACATAAGCAATACATTAGAAAAGAAATTGCAAGAGCATCTGGAGAAGATTGGAGATACTTTTGAAGCACCTGCACATTATATTGAAAAATGGGGTTATGTACTGGGAGACAAAGATGAAATACCATACAAAGGAGAAACAATTGTTCAGTCTCCAAAGCCAATAAATTAA